AGGGTGAAACTTTCGATGACCTTGCCTGCTGCATAACCGAATAGTGCAGGTTCAATATAATCCCATTGTCCAGTAATAGAGTCGAGTTTAAATTCCTCCCAAAAAACTTTAAAAATTTCGTCTTTTTGGGGAATTAACTTTGTAAAGTCGACTATGATTGCAATAGGTTTACATGGAATATTCCAATGCCCTATTCGTACATTTAGACCTTCCTCAAAAGCTTTATTTTTCCAAGAAGAGAACAGTTGACAGTCCTCAATGAATTCCGGGTTATGCTCGGTATCCCGCCAAACATCAGGACCAATGAGTATATAGTTGTTTTTTAATTCGTTTACTAACGATAATGCTTTTGTAGCTATGACCGTATGGATACCTCCAACTTTATTACAAACCTCCCAGCTGGTTTCGAATAGATAGTCTGGTTTTAATGGTTTTTCCTTCATTTTTGGATTATGTTTTTATACCAAATTATTACTTTTTCTTTGGACTTGTAGTTTTCGTTTTTTTATTGCTAACAGTTTCTTTTTTAGTACTAACAGATTTTGCTTTTGCAATCTCTTTAATTTTCTTGGTTTTAGAAACAGTTACATTTTTACTCTTCCCTGAACTAACCTTTTTTTCAACCTGTTTGTTCACTACCTTATCTTTATTGAGATTTTTTTGTTGCAATTTTTTTAATTCTTCTACCCTATCTAAAAGAATTTTAAGCATACTATCGATCTCTTCAGGTTTAACATTCGAAATTGGGGCTAGCTCCTTAATTTTATTGTCAATCCTGAGAGTAAAATCACTTAGTATATTCATAAAATTGATGAACGCTTCGTAGGGTGTATCGTAAGGGTTGAAATACTTATGAACATCACCATCGCTAAACCACTTGGTGCACATGTAATAGAAATGATCGCTGGTTTGGAGGTATTTCCAATCACGATGAATATTTTCATCGTTTATTAGATTTATTTTTTTAGCAAGGGAATATAGGTTGTTGAATGCTTCATCCTGAAGATCGTTTCCAAGCCATGCTGTTAAATCTCTCTCTTCATCAGCCCATGAGATGGGATGGGGAACATGAAGTGCTGAAACGGGTTGATGCTTTTCGGCTGCCTCCGTTGGAGTTAAAAACTCAAAGTTACTCTGACTAAACACCATACGTGGCAGAGAGCGCATAAAATCGAAAATACCTGTTTCTGCCCATTGGTGTTCCCCAAAGGTTTCATAATCCATGAAAAGGTTTACAATCTCTTCACGAGGCTCAATGTTTTTTAGCCACGAAACATATTTCTCGGCGGTTAATGGCCATTCACTCCAACCTTGGTTTGAGAATCGGAAAGCAATATCATCACTTAATCTAAAGTTTTTAAGTAGAAGTTTTAATTTAGGGTTAATTGCATTTGTATATAAATAGTTTGAACTTTTCCAGCCAAGTATATGTTTTGCCCCTTCGGTGAGCATAGCTTTGTAACCCATATCTGCTACAATGGAACCAATCTCATCGGAGTAGATAAGCTCAGTGTTTCGGAATGATTTTGGTTTTTGTCCGAACAGCTCCTCAATCCTTTTACTTTGAGCTGAAACCTGTTTTTCAAACTCGTTGCGATTTTTAAGTGAAGATAGCGAGTGTGAGTATGTCTCTGCCAGAAACTCAACACAACCTGTTTCTGCCAATCTTTGGAAACTTTTTAGAATTTCTGGTGCATACATTTCGAACTGATCTAATGCTGTACCTGAAATAGAGTAAGAAATTTTAAATCGCGATCCAAATTCATTAATTAGATCGAGCATTAGATTGTTTGTAGGCAGATAGCATTTTTCTGCAACCTTTTTCATAATTGAACGATTTGAAAAATCGTCGAAATAGTTATGATCTTCCCCAATATCGAAGAAGCGATATCTGCGGAGTCTAAATGGTTGATGAACCTGAAAGTAGAAACAGATTGTCTTCATTATGTTTTAAATTATTGAATTACAAATTTTATAAAATAGAATCGTAGACTTCTTTAACCCCTTCGGCGGCATTTTCCCATTTTAGGTTATTTACCTCTTCTTGACCGTACTTAATAAAGAAATCGGATAAGGCTTTATAGTTGAGAAGGCCATAAATACTATCGGCCATGGCATCGATATCCCAGAAATCGATTTTTAAAGCATACTTGAGGATTTCAGAAACCCCTGATTGTTTTGAAATTATAACAGGTACGTTCGATCTCATTGCTTCAAGAGGACTAATCCCAAATGGCTCAGATACTGATGGCATTACGTAAACATCACTCATTTGAAACATCCTGTTTACATCTGGACCCTTGAGAAATCCAGTAAAATGGAATTTGTGAGATATTCCAAGTTCAGCCACACGTCGAATCATGCGATTAAGCATATCGCCGCTACCAGCCATAACGAAACGTACATTATCATTTTTCTTGAGAACTTTATTTGCAGCTTCAACAAAATAGTCGGGTCCTTTTTGGAATGTTACCCTACCTAAAAAAGTAACAATTTTTTCTGGCAGCACTTTGTTACTATTAACGATGTTATAATCAGCAATGAAATCTACAGCATTATGAATGGTAACAACTTTTTCTTCTGGGATCCCATACCTAGTAATTACGATGTTTCGAGTGAGGTTACTAACAGTGATAACTTTGTCAGCTACCTCCATTCCACGTCGTTCAATCTCATAAACGTTTTGGTTCACATTTTCTCCACTTCTGTCGAATTCAGTGGCATGAACATGCACTATGAGCGGCTTACCCGAGACCATTTTTGCTACAATTCCAGCAGGGTAAGTTAGCCAGTCGTGAGCGTGAATGACATCAAAATTTTTTAATAGAGCAAGATTAGAGGCTATTAGCGCATATCGTGTTACCTCTTCCATGAGGTTAATACTATATTTTCCTGAGAACCTGAATTTTCTGGTTGTTGTAGATTCTTTAGTTAGCGTTTTTTCACGTTCAGATTGCTCCAAAAGTTTTTGGAATTCCTCTGGATCAATATAAGGAACAATGTTAGAGCTTATTTCGAGGTATTGAACCTTTTTCCAAAACTCCTCCATCTCAATATTTGTATGGCTAACATCAATATCTTCAGCAGCAACTAAACGGATGGATGATTTATCCTCATCTCCGAATGCTTTTGGTACAACAAAAATCACTTCAACATTCTTCTTTGCCAAACCTCGTGTTAGTCCGAAGCAGGCCGTACCTAATCCACCCGTAATATGTGGTGGAAACTCCCACCCAAACATCAAAACTTTCATGCAATAATTTTATTTGCTATACTTTTCTATCATTCTTATAATTCTAATAATCTCAGCAACGCTCCATGCTTGCGATATCGCACCGTTAGGACGTTGTGGAGGATCACCATCGTAAACCTCTGCTATGGAGCATATTCCGTAATGGGAAATTTCCTCTTTCATGGATTCTACAAGTTTCTTGGCTAATGGTAATGCCGATTTTTCATCTATTTTGAAATATGCTTCCATGAAATGACCGAGTAGCCATGGCCATGCAGTTCCTTGATGGTATGCCAAATCCCTATTTACATGATTTCCTTCATACCTACCTTTGTAAGCGGGATTTTTGGGTGCTAGAGTACGTAAACCTTTCGGCGTTAAAAGCTCACGTTCAATAACTTTTATAACAGCCCGTTTCATTTCTTCGGTGATTGGGCTATATGGGAGTGATGCAGCAAAGACTTGATTTGGTCTAACAAATAGGTTTTGACCTCCCTCATCTACATAATCTGCCAAATAGTTCTTTTGTTCATTCCAAAACACTTCGCAGAATGATTTTTTCGATAGTTCAGCAATAGGCAACCATTCCTTAACAAATTTGTTATCCTTATTGGCGATTGCAAGTTCAATAGTAAACATAATTGCATTATACCAAAGAGCATTAATATCAACTGCATAGCCTGTGCGTGGAGTTACCGGTTTCCCATCTACAATTGCATCCATCCATGTTAGGGCAAAACCTTTATCTCCAAGCCAAATTAGCCCATTATCATGCATCTTAATATTAAAGGGAAGTCCATTTTTATAGCCTAAAAGGATGGCCTTCATTTTCTTCCCATAGTCCTTCCAAATTTCGCTTGTTTTACCAGTGTATTCTGAATACTTCTGCAGCGACCAAAAAAACCATAATGGTGCATCAACTGAATTAAAAGCTGCCGCTTTTGCTCTTCCAACATTGGGAAATAGTCCATTCTTCATTTCTGATGACATAGAATCGAGTACTGCTTTACACGATTTTGGATCATCTATACCAAGAGTTAATCCAGGAAGTGATATGAAAGTATCGCGTCCCCAACGTCCAAACCAAGGATAACCAGCAATAATATGAGTACTTTTTTCTTGTTGAACGGTAAACTGCTCTGCTGCATTCTTCAAACAGTTCTCGAAGCTATTTTTGGGTGGTCTTTTTGATAGTTCGGTGTTGAATTTTTTAGTGAGCGAACTAGGAACTACTTCTGATGTAGACGCAGAGAAGATAATGCTCTCGCCCTTCTTTATGGTCACTTCAAAATAGCCGGGAACAAAGAGATCTTCATGACCTTCATATCCTCTCTTTAACTCTTCTAGGTATTCAATATTATAATACCAATCAGGGGAAGGGACATAATCGCTTTTTTTGTTTATCTGCATATGAAGGTACGGAAATCCTGCATATAATCGGCATCGGATTCCGTTTGGAATCTCCTTGTATTTTGTATCAGCCCCCATGTTTGCCTTGCTTAGACTATGGGCATTTCTAAAAGCAAGGAAAGGTTTAATCCTTATTTTAGTGGGACTATGAGCATCAACAAGTGTGTAACGAATAATAAACTGTTCTTCGTTGTGAACAAAAAGAAGTTCCTTTTTAAGTATTACGCCACCAACCCTATAAGTAAGCGTGGGGGTTGGTTCATAATCGAAATCGATTATGTATTTATGCCCTCTTGGTTCGTATATTCCTGGGTAACGATGAATACCTAAATTAAAGGATTGTCCTCTTTGAATTATCGTATCATCAACACATGAGAGGAGAACATGTGGTTCTCTGTCGAATTGTTCTAATGGGAGAACCATTAAACCATGATACTTTCGAGTATTACATAGCACAATGGTTGTACTAAAAAATCCCCCAGCACGATTTGTACTAAGAATTTCACGATTTAGTGAATATTCAAGATTTACTAATTCGTTTTTATCGAATAATAAATACTTCATATCTTTTAATCTTTAGAGTAAATATTATATAATAACCTATATGTTATGAAGAAGTTCAGTTCCCAATTAACAGTAATCAGAAGAATAAAGGAGAAAAATTAATTATTTGAATCACAAATTATTAAAATGCCTCCCATGAATCTTATAAAAAACGACAAAATAAGATGCCCACTTCGACCTCGTAAAAGGGATTTTTTAACAAAACAAGTTAGGCTTTTTTATGATTATGATTATCGAAATTCCTTTTAAATTTTGGTTAACTTTGCGTTAAACGTTGTTAATATTTTTGCGTTTTTAAGAATGCTATACTATGTAATTGTAAATAAGATTGATGTGTGTTAAACATTATATATGATCTCATATGAAATGGAGTTCAAAAAAAGATAAAATCTTATTTTTTCTCATCCTAATCTCTCAATTTATTTTTCAAAGCTGCATTGATCGAATTGATAGGGTTAGCGTGGATGGATTTCTTACTGGTAATCCCAAAACCTATATTTATGTAAATAGATTTGAAGGTGATAGCCTATCTCTAATCGATTCAATTAA
This window of the Bacteroidales bacterium genome carries:
- a CDS encoding polysaccharide deacetylase family protein; translated protein: MKTICFYFQVHQPFRLRRYRFFDIGEDHNYFDDFSNRSIMKKVAEKCYLPTNNLMLDLINEFGSRFKISYSISGTALDQFEMYAPEILKSFQRLAETGCVEFLAETYSHSLSSLKNRNEFEKQVSAQSKRIEELFGQKPKSFRNTELIYSDEIGSIVADMGYKAMLTEGAKHILGWKSSNYLYTNAINPKLKLLLKNFRLSDDIAFRFSNQGWSEWPLTAEKYVSWLKNIEPREEIVNLFMDYETFGEHQWAETGIFDFMRSLPRMVFSQSNFEFLTPTEAAEKHQPVSALHVPHPISWADEERDLTAWLGNDLQDEAFNNLYSLAKKINLINDENIHRDWKYLQTSDHFYYMCTKWFSDGDVHKYFNPYDTPYEAFINFMNILSDFTLRIDNKIKELAPISNVKPEEIDSMLKILLDRVEELKKLQQKNLNKDKVVNKQVEKKVSSGKSKNVTVSKTKKIKEIAKAKSVSTKKETVSNKKTKTTSPKKK
- a CDS encoding amylo-alpha-1,6-glucosidase, whose amino-acid sequence is MKYLLFDKNELVNLEYSLNREILSTNRAGGFFSTTIVLCNTRKYHGLMVLPLEQFDREPHVLLSCVDDTIIQRGQSFNLGIHRYPGIYEPRGHKYIIDFDYEPTPTLTYRVGGVILKKELLFVHNEEQFIIRYTLVDAHSPTKIRIKPFLAFRNAHSLSKANMGADTKYKEIPNGIRCRLYAGFPYLHMQINKKSDYVPSPDWYYNIEYLEELKRGYEGHEDLFVPGYFEVTIKKGESIIFSASTSEVVPSSLTKKFNTELSKRPPKNSFENCLKNAAEQFTVQQEKSTHIIAGYPWFGRWGRDTFISLPGLTLGIDDPKSCKAVLDSMSSEMKNGLFPNVGRAKAAAFNSVDAPLWFFWSLQKYSEYTGKTSEIWKDYGKKMKAILLGYKNGLPFNIKMHDNGLIWLGDKGFALTWMDAIVDGKPVTPRTGYAVDINALWYNAIMFTIELAIANKDNKFVKEWLPIAELSKKSFCEVFWNEQKNYLADYVDEGGQNLFVRPNQVFAASLPYSPITEEMKRAVIKVIERELLTPKGLRTLAPKNPAYKGRYEGNHVNRDLAYHQGTAWPWLLGHFMEAYFKIDEKSALPLAKKLVESMKEEISHYGICSIAEVYDGDPPQRPNGAISQAWSVAEIIRIIRMIEKYSK
- a CDS encoding glycosyltransferase family 4 protein → MKVLMFGWEFPPHITGGLGTACFGLTRGLAKKNVEVIFVVPKAFGDEDKSSIRLVAAEDIDVSHTNIEMEEFWKKVQYLEISSNIVPYIDPEEFQKLLEQSEREKTLTKESTTTRKFRFSGKYSINLMEEVTRYALIASNLALLKNFDVIHAHDWLTYPAGIVAKMVSGKPLIVHVHATEFDRSGENVNQNVYEIERRGMEVADKVITVSNLTRNIVITRYGIPEEKVVTIHNAVDFIADYNIVNSNKVLPEKIVTFLGRVTFQKGPDYFVEAANKVLKKNDNVRFVMAGSGDMLNRMIRRVAELGISHKFHFTGFLKGPDVNRMFQMSDVYVMPSVSEPFGISPLEAMRSNVPVIISKQSGVSEILKYALKIDFWDIDAMADSIYGLLNYKALSDFFIKYGQEEVNNLKWENAAEGVKEVYDSIL